Part of the Aythya fuligula isolate bAytFul2 chromosome 11, bAytFul2.pri, whole genome shotgun sequence genome, GTTGCCGTGGAAACCGCCCTCCTCTTCTTCCcgagccttcctcctcctcctcatcgagccttcctcctcctcatcgtCACCTGGGGGCCAGCGCTGCCCCCACCCAGCTCTGGGGGTGCCCCCGCGGTGGTGGCAGTGGCATTTTGGGGCACCTCCTTGTACGGGTGGCTGCCTCCTGTGGGTGCCCAGCCTGCTGCGTGTGCCCGTCTTTACACGCCCGTTGCACGCACGTCCTCGCATGCTGCCGTCGTGCGCCCAGGCCGTGCAGTACGTTCCTGGCACACCCGTGGCGTGTTGCACGCGTGACGCCCCCCCCGTGCATGCTGGGTGCACGCGTGTCGGCCTGCCGTTGCCGTGACGACCCTATCAAGCACATGGCACAGCAGCGCGGGGGATGCACGCTTGTTGCCGTGGAAACTGCCGTAATTGTAGCGCTTTTTcggaaaaaaaaaggggggaagaggaggggggagagaggtgGGAAGGAGAAATGGCCCCGTGCAGCGAGGCACGGCTGTGGGGATGCTCGCACTGTCCCCGCGTCCTGGTGCACACACACGTCACGCCCATGGGTGCGGGGACAACACGGCGCCTGGCACACGTCACGCCCGTGCAcatccccagtgccaccaggcAGCAGGGGGCACCTGCTGCCCCCAAAGTGCAGCCAGCcccacagggctggggctggagcctcTGCTCTGTCCCCGTTCCGTGCCCTCGTCCCATGCCCCCACATCCTGCCCTTCCCCACGGAAGGTGTCACCGGGGGCTGTGGCACCGCCGCCGACCGCCTGCTCCCGGTTGTGTGTTGCAGATGAACCGCCCCATCCAGGTGAAGCCGGCGGACAGCGAGGGACGAGGAGGTAGGTGCACCCCTGAGCTGCCTAAAAGGGCGTGGGGCTGCCCGATGGATGCCCTGAGCACGCGGCTCGGCAACGTTTAAAGGCAGAAGGCTGAGACCTGGCACTTCTCGTGATGCTGTCGGGTCCTAGAGGCCCTCAGGGACCGCAGCAGCGCGGGGACCCTCAGGGTGCTGGCGTGACAGCCAGCTGCACCCTGTCCCTCTGCCTGGGGTGGACATCTGCGTGTCCACAGCGCGCCGCGGTTCTTCGGCACAACGCAGCTGCTCCGAGCGCGTCCCGGAGGGACACAGCAAATAAATTACCCACTTACCGAGCGTAATTGGTGAGGGATTAAAAATCGATGGGTGAGCTCGGGTGCCCAGCTCCGGCCCCCTCGCCCAGGAGGCGATGCTCGACCGCGTTCGCGGGGAGATGGTTTATGTTTAACCAGACAATGCGTGAGCCCTATTCCCTTAACTAATTTTCCCGGTACCTTAACGGGCGGTGCATTAATCGTCTCCTGccgttatttatttatttccccgGCAACGCTCTGACAGGGcaccttattttctttgtcaaatGCCATTAGCGCGCGGCGGGACTGTGCGGCCGCGCAAGACAGATGCTGGTAATAATCATGAAATTCTCATTATTTACTCTCCCTTCTCTCCTGTTTGGGTTATTGATGTCCCCCGGGCACGGCCAGGGACTGCGGGTTATTCTGATAGTCAATCATACGAATACAATTGCTGGGGTTTTGTGGGCTTTGTTCCCCAGCCACATCCCTACACATCCCGTGGTACGGGACAGCATCTGCACCGTGGGAGCAGGGTCCCAGTCCTCAGCTCCACTTCACCCCTAAGAAATCCCCCTGCAGGAGAGGGCTCCCACCCCGTGCATTTTGtaggatggggaggaggaggaacccTGCATCTCCACCGCGGGGTTTTgcgctggtgctgctggcctccctccctccccagcctcttgTTCCTCCACGACCGTTTGCAAACCTGGCACAGGGGAGGGAACGGTGCGTGGCATCCCCCTCTCCGACgggctctgctttgcttttagaaGACAGGAAGCTCTTTGTGGGCatgctggggaagcagcagagcgAGGACGACGTCCGGCGCCTCTTTGAGCCCTTCGGCCAGATCGAGGAGTGCACCATCCTCCGCGGGCCCGACGGAGCCAGCAAAGGTGGGAAGCAGGGAGCCGGGGGATGGGAGCTGCCAGCCGGGCAGCCCCCACAACCCCCAACTCTCCCGTGCCCCCACTCTGCCCGCAGGTTGTGCCTTTGTGAAGTACGGCAGCCACGCCGAGGCACAGGCTGCCATCAACAGCCTGCACGGCAGCCAAACCATGCCGGTAAGCACTGGGTGCACCCTGCGGCCCTCATCCTACCCCCTGTGCTGTCTCCATAATCCAATCACCGGCTAATTTGATCTGTCTAATTGGATCAAAATCCCAGTTTGTTGTCCACATCACCCTGAGGTTCATCCTTGCCGCGCGCTGGGGGTGGGTGCGTGGGGCTAATTCCCTCGCTCCAGGAGAAAGGTGTGATTTAATTAACACCGAAGGTCAAAGCTGTGAGcgagggggaaaggaaaacagcgGTCAGGGAGCAGCCGCCGGGAGGAAAGACGGCTGTAATTAAACCTCGCATCGATCACTGCTTGCTGCTGCCAACCAGGCGGCATCTCAGGGCTGCGGGGCGAGGACGCTACGGCTGCCGGGAGCCAGCGGGCCGTCCCCAGAGCAGGGTGACATTTTGGGGTCACGCCGGGACGGTGGCCCCGCCGTCAGCCTCGTCTCGCCCCTGCCCTAGGGCGCCTCGTCCAGCCTGGTGGTGAAGTTTGCGGACACGGACAAGGAGAGGACCCTGCGGCGGATGCATCAGATGGCAGGGCAGCTGGGCATCTTCAACCCCATGACCATCCAGTTCGGCGCCTACGGGGCCTACACGCAGGCGGTAGGAGGTGGCATGGGGTCAGCGCGGGAGGGGACGCGTCTTTTTTTTCGGGGCACGTGCTGGGAATGCTAACTTACCCTCCCTtgcctctttcttcctctgcaccTCGCTcacttttccctctttcctccctctgtttctccttcccccttcaGATCATGCAGCAGCAGGCGGCCCTGATGGCGGCGGCGCAGGGGACCTGCCTGAACCCCATGGCTGCCATCGCTGCCGCCCAGATGCAGCAAATGGCCGCCTTCAACGTCAGCGGGCTGGTGGCCGCCCCCCTCACCCCTTCTTCAGGTACAGCCCCCGGCTTCACCCCTCCACCCACCTCCTCGGTGGCCTCAGCAGGGGGGGGACGCCAGCACTAACGCCCTCCCTCCTGTCCATGGGGCTGCAGGTACGAGCACCCCTCCTGGCATCAGCACGGCGCCCGTGCCCAGCATCGCCACGCCGATCGGGGTGAATGGCTTCAGCCCGCTGCCGCCGCAGACCAACGGGCAGCCCGCCTCTGAGACCATCTACACCAACGGCATCCACCCCTACCCAGGTGCCGGTCTCGCGCCGCCCCGCGCAGCATtgggggggtgccgggggcgCGTGCTGGGAGCTGGTCATCCTCGGCTTTCCCTCGCTtactctcttccttctcccttcttttctcttcccagctcAAAGCCCCACAGTGGCAGATCCCCTCCAGCAAGCCTACGCGGGCATGCAGCACTATGCAGGTCTCAAACCTCGCTTGCACGTCTCCCTCTCTCCCCGCTCTGCTCCGTGCCGGTTCCTGGAGGGGGGCCGTGAGCGCCGCGGGGGGGTTGAAGCCGGGCAGCGCGGCCCCACGCGTCCCGGGCACGGGTTAGGGCAGTAACACAGCGAGAGAAGGGTGTCAGCGTGCTGTGGGAGTACTCTGAGCCCGGCAGTTGGTATTTAATTAGGAGCACCAGTTGTAGTTTCCAGCTTTGCAATAGAAGACAAAGTTTCTGACCCCTGGTTATTATTTTGGCCAACCAAAAGTTGATAAAAGCCTCTTTCCACCACCTTAAGGCCGGGTTACTGGTGCCCCCAGCATCCCTACTGGGAGAGCCGTTCGCGCAGGCCAGGGCCGtgctggcagaggcaggctgcACTGCAGGGGGAGCCAGCACCCCAGAAAGGCTTTGGCAGCCCAATTGCGCCCTCCCACGGTGCCACGTCCCACCCCGGTGCCACAAGGGAGGAACGGGACCTCAGCAAGCAGCCACCACCCGAGCGGTGACCACGGCTCCTCTGCGCCACCAAACCCCGCGTGCTGGGGTCAGCGAGGGTGGCGGCTGGGGACATCCCTCCAGGGGCCGGTCCCCATCCCTTTTTGGGGTCTCAGCACTGTGTTTCTCTGTTCCAGCAGCATATCCCACCGCCTACGCGCCCATCAGCCAAGCCTTCCCCCAGCAAGCGCCCATCATCCCGCAGCAGCAGCGAGAAGGTAAGGGGGGCAccccgccgcggggccggcTGCTCTGCCGCTCCCGGTGGCCCCCGCCTCGTGGCTGACGTGTGGCCCTGTCCTTTGTGTGTCACCCAGGTCCCGAAGGCTGTAACCTGTTTATTTATCACCTGCCCCAGGAGTTCGGGGACGCGGAGCTCACGCAGATGTTCTTGCCTTTCGGCAATGTCATCTCTGCCAAAGTCTTTGTGGACCGTGCCACCAACCAGAGTAAATGCTTTGGTAAGTCGCTGTCTGGGGATCTCCCCGGTGGCCGGGCAGCACCGATGGGTGACCAAACCCAAAGCAGCGTGGTGGCTGTCACCCCAGGGCTGAAGGACCACGCCGTGCCAGGACAGAAGGACATAACCTCCTGCTGCCACTAATTAGGATGTCACTGCATCACCTTAGTGTCTCCAGACCTCATCACCCCAGCGTACCCCAGTGTCCCCACAGACCCTGTCAACCCCATGCCCTGTGGATCCTCTCACCCCAGTGTCCCCACAGGCCCCGCCACCTCAATGTCCTCACAAACCTCGGTGTCCCCAGAGGTGTCATCACCCGACGCGAGTCCATTCCTGGGCTTTGTGAGCCCGTCTGGGGGAGCATGGGTTCCACAATGAAGTTGGGCTGTGACCCTGTTGCAGTCGAGCAGCGAGGTGTGTTGCTGATGGTGACAAACTGTCCCCCCCTCTGTCGCCCCGTCCCTCGCCCCCAGGTTTCGTCAGTTTTGACAATCCGACTAGCGCTCAGGCAGCCATTCAGGCCATGAACGGCTTCCAGATCGGCATGAAGAGGCTAAAAGTCCAGCTAAAGCGGCCGAAAGATGCCAACAGACCCTACTGACCCCTGCCCACCCTGGCCCTATGGAGAGGTAAGGTGGGGACCTGGGGGTGTCACCTACAGCACCGCTGTTTTTAGCCCGATTTGCTCAAAAAATGCCTGTGCTGGGCTCTCTGCTCCCAGAAGACTGTGTGGGGCTGGGCGCTTGAGATAAAGAGTGTCCTTTTTTTGATAAAATCCCAGTGATGTGGGATTCGTGCTTCAGCTGGGCACTGCCGGGATGGGCTGGATCCTGCCCAGCAGCCGTGGGTCGTTCACGGAGCCTTCGGTGTCTTGCAGGTTGGGCGTCCCGCGGTGTCTGACGACTTTCCCCTTCCCCAAGTGCAGTATCCAAACCCGTAACTCTCTTTCTTTGCAACATGtcccggaggaggaggaatagGAGGAGGAGGCGATGGTGGAAAAAAAACGCGAAGAAGAGAGCCATTCTGGTcgtagcttttcttttcctttttgattttttttttttttttgatccaaacggtcttgtttgtttcttaacgGGATTGAGAGAGcgaggaaggcaggaaggagagcGACGCGGCAGTGGTAGCGGGGCTGAGATTCGCTGCTGGCCGCTTGCTGGGACTCGCCAAATCCCTCGCTGGGAGAGAGGACCAAGGCCCGGGCGGCCGGGATGTGAGCTACCTTTTTAAAGCACTCATTTGCTGCTACAAATTTCCCAGGAGGAACGAGGAACAGAGGCTCCAAACGGACTTTAAACCAAAGGCAGCGGGAAGGGACCAGCCTTGGGCGCTTCACCTGGAGGATGCTTGTTTGGAAAGAGAAATCATGATTGGTTTTTCCACGTCTGGCtgggaaaaagagggaaaaaaaaaaggataaaaggatGTTGGACTTATagaagatatatataaataagtatatatatatatatcccatgGAGCAGGGTGGCGGGACACGCACTTCCCCCTGCTTGTCACTGGCACAGGGACATAGGATTACTTGTTTCAGAGTCATATCATTCCTTAGAGTTTAGGGACCAAAGGactattgcttttttaaatatatatataaataaattaatttaaaaaaaaaaacacacaaaaaaaaaaacaggaagaagaagaaaaaaaaaagatttaagaaaaaccTCGGGCGCAAGAGCTGCGAGCGGCGCCAAGAGGAGCTTAAGGGCTCAGTCTGGGGGGGCTGATTTGCGGCTGAgcgccggggagggggggatgtagaggggtttttggggggctgcGGCGGCCCCAGCAGCCAAATCTGGTCAAAAGAGCCCCTCGGTCGCCTGCGGGAGACGGCGAAGCGATTTGGTTCTTTGgcccttttgtgttttttttttttttctgtttgtttttcagccaaaaaaaaaaaaaaaaagaaaaatgtgaggtTTCGGCAGAAATGAAGcgaagcaaaataaaattattttgtcaaaatCTTCACCTTGGTTTGTTCTTTGGAGCAATCACTGCATGCTGGCGTCCTGCTGCGAGCTGGGACAGCGCTGGCGCGGCCGCACTTCTTCCCCGGAGAAGGAAATGGGACGGGACCCGATATGCACCAGCAGCCTCTCATTTTGgggttttcctttgctttttttttttttttttttttttttttctggaaattgaCATTTCCTGAAGGTATTTGCCTCCacaagctggagaagtgggTGCGAGCAGCATctctggggcaggagcaggcccccAGCACTGCTTGCCCGCGGTGTCAGCGTTGTTTCGAAGCGATGGGGACCTTTCGCAGGGCATTGGCGCGTCCCCTTGGGTGTTCCCTCGCTGCCACACCGGGAGACTTCAGTAAACGTGGGAAAGTggctttattcattttatttttaagggaaaaaaaagcccacaaacCTAAGCAAAAAACGATGGCATGGTCTCAGCCGCTGTGCAGCGGGGAAGGGCAGTttgggttttttatttatttcggGTTAACCCCAGGACCACGGTTAACCGCGGCGCGAAGCTACATCCCCGtcccttccccacagcccctgcccaccaGGGTGTTCAAAGAATTTTACTACGCCACgacagatttcttttctctttttttttttttttttttttgtctgttttttgtttttgcatgttttttttggttgtttttttcttttttgcttcagtttctcGACTTCGGTAAAAATGCCGTCGCTGTAAACACGAGGAGGGACGGCCACCACCGGGCACGCGCCGTGCCCCACGCTGGCTCGGGGACGATGTGGGGACAAGAGGACCGCTCAACCCGCTCGCCGCGCGCTCGCCACTTCACGTCTATGTACAGGGAGGTGCCGCCGGTGCCCCCGCTTCTGCCCTGCCTGGAGCCGCGCGCGTCGCCCGGCCAGCGCAAAATCCACTCGCCCGTCCTCGGCCAAGGGCCCTCGCTCAGCGCCCGGGAGCGCCGCGGCGGGTCCCTGCCGCTCAGCTTGTGTACACCTGAGTCCCGATCACACGCATGATCTCCTTCTGGATTTTGGGGTCCTGAGTATTGATATTGGCGTCTCCCACTTGGCCGTCTTCGTACCTGGAGGGGTAGAGGGGGTGAGAATGGCCCACAGGGGCTGGGCACGGGTATATGAAAGGTGGCAGGACTCACACAAAGAAGAAGCGGGTGCAGACGTGGTCTGAGACGGGGCAGACCCAGATGTTGCCGTGCTTCTGCAGGTCCTTGGAGGTGATGACTGCcgagggaaggaaggggctgTCAGGAGGGGTGAACGGGCACCGGGACGTTGCGCTGAGGACCCCAGGCCCCCCGTGGTGCCCAGCCGGGGAGGTGGGTGCTGCCCGTCCCCCCGCCACCCCGCGCAGCCCCGCACCTTCGCAAAGCGCGATGCAGTTCAGGTTGCGGCTCTGGAGGAAGCGGGACTGGATGGAGCGGGTCTGCGGGGAGAGCACACGGCGTCACCCCCCGTCCTGCTCCGGTCCCCgacacccccccagccccatccctcccGTCCCTGACCCCCACCGCCGCGTCCCCCACCGTGTCACCTGGGGGATGGTGTTCATCCGGTTGTACCTCTGCACCAGCTCGTCCTTCGAAGGCATCCGGTGCTGccctttccccatccctgcagaaAGCGACACGGCGCCGTCACTCCCCACCCGCAGGGCACCCCAGGGGGATGCTGCGGCCAGCGGGCAGGAGCTCCCCGGGGTGACATGGGGACAGCGGCGAGGACACATGCCACAGACGCCCGCGGGGACGGCCATGCGGGATGCTCCCGGCCCACAGCTGAACCCTGGGAACCCACACGGGGGGAGCAGCGGCTTTTGGAGCTGGCAAAAGGAAGAAGTGGCCATTGTGACACcttaaatttatctttttgaGCCTGGAAAATGCtggtttatttgtatttttttctgcagtgaccAAGAGGGCGCATCGGAAAGCCCCGGGTTGGCAGGGAGAGGCTGGTGCGGGTGGGATGGATGTGGGATGTGGCCAGGAGGCCTCGGCACCCTGTTCCCACACGGCTCCTCCAGCCGGCACGGCACCGAGCGGCCCCGGGCCCATGcagggggtggggtgggagcgCAGGCGGGATGGAGCGGCGCAGGCAGCCTCTTACCTGAGTATCCAAAGGAAATACTGGAGATGGGGCTCAGATAGATGCCCTTGCCATAGGCTGCTCCATGCAGCTTGCAGGAAAACACTGGGGTGAGCGACACGGGGcccacagcagcctgggcaCGGGGCACGAGCCGTGGCGGCGGCGAGCAGCGTCCCTGGGGCTGCCCacatccctccctgccctcccgcCCTGATTTGGGGCCGGCGGCGGCCAGCGGTACCTGCAGTTTGGTGTAGGACGCGTTGACCAGCCCGTTGCGGAGGATGGAGTGCCAGTTCTCAATGTGAGAGCCGCTGCAAGAGCCAGCACCGTGTcagccccggccccacagcGCCCAGCCCCACGGTGCCCCATGGGGgtcccagcagccccccgccgccacccAGTAGCTCACTGGAAAGCGAAGGTGCTTCCGTAGAGCTTCTTGGCGGTGCGGAAACGGGCTTCCTTGGCCGGGGGGCTGCTCAGCAGGAGGAACTGGTGTGAGGTGTGCATGAACTTCAGCTGCTACCAGCGGAAAGGGAAGAGCAAAGGCAGCGCCGGCAGGGAgagaggacagacagacagacagacacagatcATGCACGGCAGTCCCCAACCCCACGCCCACCCCAGCCCAGTGAGACTGCCCGGAGCCTGGCCGGAGGCCTTGGACATGGCACAAGGGCCAGGAGCCATCGGAGCTCACCCATCGCTGCCCGCAGCATCTCGTGGCTCTTGTCCTGTATCCCACCTCCCGCATCCCAAATCCTCCATCCTCCATCCCACAGCCTGCATCCAATGCCCCATATTCTAGGCACACGTCCCGTAGCAACATCCTACATCCCATATCATGCATCCCACCACCTGCACCTTACAGCCCACACCCTACGTCCTGCATCCCATGCCTGTGCAGCTCTATCCCCATCCTAGCTGGGCCACTTACCCTGCTGAGAGGCAGCTTGACGATGTGGGACCTGTTGCTGGAGATTATCcttgggaaaaggaggagaagaaagaggtcAGACAGGGTGGATTGACCCAGGATGTGAGTCCCACACTGCTCCTGAGCCTTGGGTGCTGCCTGGTGGGTGGTCACAAACCCCAGGAGAAAGCAACCACGATGGAGCAAGGGGCCTGAGCCCTgtcccctgcagcaccctcGGCCTTACCATTGCAGGAGGGGATGTGCCAGGGGGTCCAGCTTGTCCATCTGCTTCTTGATCTCCAGATAGGAGCCCTGGCAGAGGCACGGTGGAGGTGAGAGCCCCTGTCACCCACCCACCCACTTGTGAAGGGCACCAAAATGCCAGCCAATGGAGATGACCAATGGGAAGAATCTCACACAGGGCCAAAATGTTGGGCTGGGGCCACACCGCATACCTGGGTCATCTCCCGGATGGACATCACGCTGTCCAGGGCCTTCTGCAGCCGCTCGTAGTTCTTCTTCTGCACATGGGGCAGCAGAGGGGCGGCCGTCAGAGGGGTTCTCCAGCCGTGGCACTGGGGAGCGCTGCCccactgctgccctgctgcttacCTTGGGGTTGAAGGCGAGTGTTTTGGGGTCGTTGGGGTCCACCACAGAGGGATAAGGCTCGAAGATGATGCTTTTGCGAGGAGACTCCAGCGCAGCGCGGCACATGGCCACCAGCAGGTCCACCACCTGGGCACGGAGATGGTCAAGGGGCACAGGAACGGGGTGAGGGCAGCACCCCAAGGAGACGTCGCGGTGGTCATCCCAGAGATGCCACCCTTGTACCATGCACCCACCACACCCCTGGTCCCCGTACCTCAGCACCTGTGGCCACGTCCTCCGCCGCGCCAGACATCACGCCCAGGGTGTAGAAGGAGAAGACACACAGCTCCCGGGTGCACACGGCCGGCTGTGGAGGGGACAGGAAGCACGTGTGGCATCGGTGACAGCGACATGGGGTGACATTTGTGCCCGCCcggctgctgccaccaccacacCTTGAGCATGGAGCCGTTCTGGAAGACGTGCTGCTCGTCGCACACCACGCAGTACTCGTTGAGCGTCGGGATGCGCTGCTCCGCATACTTCATGATCTGCAGGGCAGGATGTGGCAGTCAGCCCCGTGGTGGCAGCGGTGGCCCGGCCACTTGGGTCCCTTGCGCCTGGGAGATGTTTGGGACCACTACGAGGGACCACAGCAGGAGCCAGCCTCTGCTTTGGAAACCCCAGCAGGATATGGGGCAGTGGGGAAGATGCTCTGGTAGCGGGATGTGGACAAGTGTGACCAGGGACAGAGGGGACAATGCTCTGGGTGCTGGGCCAGGTCCCAGCGGGACGCAGGGCGCTCACCTGGACGAGGAAGCCGTACTCCAGTGTGGGGATACTCTTGCAGTGGCCACCAACCTGTGACAGAGCCCAAGCAGTGCCAGCTGTGTTACCCTTTCCCCACACGCCCCCTGCCGCATCAGGAGCCCCTGAAGGccctgggtgcccccagcaccctcctgggGGCACACGGCCGCACTGGGGATGTGCCACCTGCCCTGATGCCATGCGGCTGGGGGtagggaaaggggagggagagcaaAGCGAGCCCCGAGCCGGGGTTGGCACCCACCAGGATGTTGAAGGGGGCGACACctgcctgggtgctgggggtgtaGCCGAAAACCTCCCCCTTGGGGTTCTTCACCGTGCAGGACACGGAGCGGTTCATCAGGCGGTTGACGCGCACCTCGGGCGCGCCCAGCTTGCCCTTCAGCACCGAGTCTGGGATGACGGGGAAGCTGGGCGACCTGCGGGCACACGACCAGGGGGCTGCTTGTCACAATCACCCTCCCCAGATGGCGgttttcctcccagctcctccttccccatAAATCTGGCACCCAATCTATGCCTTTCTGCAGGTTTTTGGGAGCTCCCACTCTCCTTGGCAGCATCCAAAGTGcaaatggggaaactgaggcatggtGACAGAGGAGCGAGGGTCCCCGGTGAAGATGACGGAGCCTGGGAccctggggacacagctggAACCTTACttggggatgggggagaagaTGCTGAGGCCCGCTCGAAACTTCTTGATGGTGCCACTCGTCTTGAACCAACTGTGCCGCTTCTCCTGCTGGGTCTTCAGGAAGTCGTTGCTGAGGTGTTTCCATTGCTGGGATGTGAACATGCCCAGGATCCTGCCAGAGAGGTGGCATGGGTGCCCCAGCAGGGTgccagcacccaagggtgcttTGGCCAAGCTGggtgcccccctgccccccagctcctcgTCACCAGAACCCAGTGACAATC contains:
- the CELF6 gene encoding CUGBP Elav-like family member 6 isoform X2, encoding MKDHDAIKLFVGQIPRNLEESDLKPLFEEFGRIYELTVLKDRFTGMHKGCAFLTYCARDSALKAQSALHEQKTLPGMNRPIQVKPADSEGRGEDRKLFVGMLGKQQSEDDVRRLFEPFGQIEECTILRGPDGASKGCAFVKYGSHAEAQAAINSLHGSQTMPGASSSLVVKFADTDKERTLRRMHQMAGQLGIFNPMTIQFGAYGAYTQAIMQQQAALMAAAQGTCLNPMAAIAAAQMQQMAAFNVSGLVAAPLTPSSGTSTPPGISTAPVPSIATPIGVNGFSPLPPQTNGQPASETIYTNGIHPYPAQSPTVADPLQQAYAGMQHYAAYPTAYAPISQAFPQQAPIIPQQQREGPEGCNLFIYHLPQEFGDAELTQMFLPFGNVISAKVFVDRATNQSKCFGFVSFDNPTSAQAAIQAMNGFQIGMKRLKVQLKRPKDANRPY
- the CELF6 gene encoding CUGBP Elav-like family member 6 isoform X3; the protein is MKDHDAIKLFVGQIPRNLEESDLKPLFEEFGRIYELTVLKDRFTGMHKGCAFLTYCARDSALKAQSALHEQKTLPGMNRPIQVKPADSEGRGDRKLFVGMLGKQQSEDDVRRLFEPFGQIEECTILRGPDGASKGCAFVKYGSHAEAQAAINSLHGSQTMPGASSSLVVKFADTDKERTLRRMHQMAGQLGIFNPMTIQFGAYGAYTQAIMQQQAALMAAAQGTCLNPMAAIAAAQMQQMAAFNVSGLVAAPLTPSSGTSTPPGISTAPVPSIATPIGVNGFSPLPPQTNGQPASETIYTNGIHPYPAQSPTVADPLQQAYAGMQHYAAAYPTAYAPISQAFPQQAPIIPQQQREGPEGCNLFIYHLPQEFGDAELTQMFLPFGNVISAKVFVDRATNQSKCFGFVSFDNPTSAQAAIQAMNGFQIGMKRLKVQLKRPKDANRPY
- the CELF6 gene encoding CUGBP Elav-like family member 6 isoform X4, yielding MKDHDAIKLFVGQIPRNLEESDLKPLFEEFGRIYELTVLKDRFTGMHKGCAFLTYCARDSALKAQSALHEQKTLPGMNRPIQVKPADSEGRGEDRKLFVGMLGKQQSEDDVRRLFEPFGQIEECTILRGPDGASKGCAFVKYGSHAEAQAAINSLHGSQTMPGASSSLVVKFADTDKERTLRRMHQMAGQLGIFNPMTIQFGAYGAYTQAIMQQQAALMAAAQGTCLNPMAAIAAAQMQQMAAFNVSGLVAAPLTPSSGTSTPPGISTAPVPSIATPIGVNGFSPLPPQTNGQPASETIYTNGIHPYPAAYPTAYAPISQAFPQQAPIIPQQQREGPEGCNLFIYHLPQEFGDAELTQMFLPFGNVISAKVFVDRATNQSKCFGFVSFDNPTSAQAAIQAMNGFQIGMKRLKVQLKRPKDANRPY
- the CELF6 gene encoding CUGBP Elav-like family member 6 isoform X1, translating into MAAAGSGVAAAAAEAGAGPGPAGAAFSTANSGRVNGLSHPAGAIAMKDHDAIKLFVGQIPRNLEESDLKPLFEEFGRIYELTVLKDRFTGMHKGCAFLTYCARDSALKAQSALHEQKTLPGMNRPIQVKPADSEGRGEDRKLFVGMLGKQQSEDDVRRLFEPFGQIEECTILRGPDGASKGCAFVKYGSHAEAQAAINSLHGSQTMPGASSSLVVKFADTDKERTLRRMHQMAGQLGIFNPMTIQFGAYGAYTQAIMQQQAALMAAAQGTCLNPMAAIAAAQMQQMAAFNVSGLVAAPLTPSSGTSTPPGISTAPVPSIATPIGVNGFSPLPPQTNGQPASETIYTNGIHPYPAQSPTVADPLQQAYAGMQHYAAAYPTAYAPISQAFPQQAPIIPQQQREGPEGCNLFIYHLPQEFGDAELTQMFLPFGNVISAKVFVDRATNQSKCFGFVSFDNPTSAQAAIQAMNGFQIGMKRLKVQLKRPKDANRPY
- the CELF6 gene encoding CUGBP Elav-like family member 6 isoform X6, with protein sequence MNRPIQVKPADSEGRGEDRKLFVGMLGKQQSEDDVRRLFEPFGQIEECTILRGPDGASKGCAFVKYGSHAEAQAAINSLHGSQTMPGASSSLVVKFADTDKERTLRRMHQMAGQLGIFNPMTIQFGAYGAYTQAIMQQQAALMAAAQGTCLNPMAAIAAAQMQQMAAFNVSGLVAAPLTPSSGTSTPPGISTAPVPSIATPIGVNGFSPLPPQTNGQPASETIYTNGIHPYPAQSPTVADPLQQAYAGMQHYAAAYPTAYAPISQAFPQQAPIIPQQQREGPEGCNLFIYHLPQEFGDAELTQMFLPFGNVISAKVFVDRATNQSKCFGFVSFDNPTSAQAAIQAMNGFQIGMKRLKVQLKRPKDANRPY
- the CELF6 gene encoding CUGBP Elav-like family member 6 isoform X5, yielding MKDHDAIKLFVGQIPRNLEESDLKPLFEEFGRIYELTVLKDRFTGMHKGCAFLTYCARDSALKAQSALHEQKTLPGMNRPIQVKPADSEGRGEDRKLFVGMLGKQQSEDDVRRLFEPFGQIEECTILRGPDGASKGCAFVKYGSHAEAQAAINSLHGSQTMPGASSSLVVKFADTDKERTLRRMHQMAGQLGIFNPMTIQFGAYGAYTQAIMQQQAALMAAAQGTCLNPMAAIAAAQMQQMAAFNVSGLVAAPLTPSSGTSTPPGISTAPVPSIATPIGVNGFSPLPPQTNGQPASETIYTNGIHPYPAYPTAYAPISQAFPQQAPIIPQQQREGPEGCNLFIYHLPQEFGDAELTQMFLPFGNVISAKVFVDRATNQSKCFGFVSFDNPTSAQAAIQAMNGFQIGMKRLKVQLKRPKDANRPY